One genomic window of Halobellus limi includes the following:
- a CDS encoding aldehyde ferredoxin oxidoreductase family protein: MTDLGGFNDHVARVDLTSGDVRYEGIDEEDARKYIGGRGLGVKYVFDNGTDVDPEGPENLLAFMNGPLTGTQAPMSGRIAVCTKSPLTGTVTDSHHGGWSGARLKWSGFDGLLFEGRADEPVYAYVEDGEVELRDASDLWGMGVHDTMDAIEEGHDGQFGKNLSAMAIGPGGENGTKYACIINEDDRASGRGGTGCVMGSKNLKAVVVKSGTKMPKPADPETFTEGYQQAMQLIRESDVTGPNEGGLSLYGTNVLMNLAEEMDGLPTRNGRYTSTHSEAEDDPSEPNIDAEKVSGENVRENILVDEPTCHSCPVACKKETEVTYEHKGEEMNVRGESYEYESAYALGPNSMNDDRDSIAVMINKCNDLGIDTIETGNMLAMAMEMTEQGKLDDLDDGLEWGDKEHMIDLLEEIAHHDSELGELLAKGPRRVAEERDAHDNSLAVKGQTIAAYDPRAMKGMGIGYATSNRGACHLRGYTPSAEILGIPEKVDPSEWEGKGELCALFQDLHAISDSFDICKFNAFAEGIDEYVAQYNGMTGRDVTEDELMEAGDRIYTLERYYNNLVGFDGEDDSLPGRFVEGHDEAIPGQGGAEGQLCELEKMKEEYYERRQWVDGVVPDDRLDELGIEVGPGTGVSSGDSPAPADD; encoded by the coding sequence ATGACAGATCTAGGTGGATTCAACGACCACGTCGCCCGCGTCGACCTCACGAGCGGGGACGTGCGGTACGAGGGGATCGACGAGGAGGACGCGCGCAAGTACATCGGCGGGCGCGGCCTCGGCGTGAAGTACGTGTTCGATAACGGCACGGACGTCGACCCGGAGGGGCCGGAGAACCTGCTCGCGTTTATGAACGGCCCGCTCACGGGGACGCAAGCGCCGATGAGCGGTCGAATCGCCGTCTGTACGAAATCGCCGCTGACCGGGACGGTCACGGACTCCCACCACGGCGGTTGGTCGGGCGCGCGGCTCAAGTGGTCCGGCTTCGACGGCCTCCTCTTCGAGGGTCGGGCCGACGAGCCGGTCTACGCCTACGTCGAGGACGGCGAGGTCGAACTCCGCGACGCCTCCGACCTGTGGGGGATGGGCGTCCACGACACGATGGACGCCATAGAGGAGGGCCACGACGGCCAGTTCGGCAAGAACCTCTCGGCGATGGCGATCGGCCCGGGCGGCGAGAACGGCACGAAGTACGCCTGCATCATCAACGAGGACGACCGCGCCTCCGGGCGCGGCGGCACCGGCTGCGTGATGGGCTCGAAGAACCTGAAGGCGGTCGTCGTCAAGTCCGGGACGAAGATGCCGAAACCCGCCGACCCGGAGACGTTCACCGAGGGCTACCAGCAGGCGATGCAGCTCATCCGCGAGTCCGACGTCACCGGCCCCAACGAGGGCGGGCTGTCGCTGTACGGCACGAACGTCCTGATGAACCTCGCCGAGGAGATGGACGGGCTGCCGACTCGGAACGGGAGATACACCTCGACGCACTCGGAGGCCGAAGACGATCCGAGCGAGCCAAACATCGACGCCGAGAAGGTCTCCGGCGAGAACGTCCGCGAGAACATCCTCGTCGACGAGCCGACGTGTCACTCCTGTCCGGTCGCCTGCAAGAAGGAGACGGAAGTCACCTACGAGCACAAGGGCGAGGAGATGAACGTCCGCGGGGAGTCCTACGAGTACGAGTCGGCGTACGCGCTCGGCCCGAACTCGATGAACGACGACCGCGACTCCATCGCCGTGATGATCAACAAGTGCAACGACCTCGGGATCGACACCATCGAGACCGGGAATATGCTGGCGATGGCGATGGAGATGACAGAGCAGGGCAAACTCGACGACCTCGACGACGGGCTCGAGTGGGGCGACAAAGAGCACATGATCGACCTGCTCGAAGAGATCGCCCACCACGACTCCGAGCTCGGCGAACTCCTCGCGAAGGGCCCCCGCCGCGTGGCGGAGGAGCGCGACGCGCACGACAACTCGCTGGCGGTCAAGGGCCAGACGATCGCCGCCTACGATCCCCGCGCGATGAAGGGGATGGGGATCGGGTACGCCACCTCGAACCGCGGCGCGTGTCACCTCCGCGGGTACACGCCGTCGGCGGAGATCCTCGGCATCCCGGAGAAGGTCGACCCCTCCGAGTGGGAGGGCAAGGGCGAGCTGTGCGCGCTCTTCCAGGACCTCCACGCGATCTCGGACTCCTTCGACATCTGCAAGTTCAACGCCTTCGCGGAGGGCATTGACGAGTACGTCGCCCAGTACAACGGGATGACCGGCCGCGACGTCACCGAGGACGAACTGATGGAGGCCGGCGACCGCATCTACACCCTCGAACGCTACTACAACAACCTCGTCGGCTTCGACGGCGAGGACGACTCGCTGCCGGGTCGGTTCGTCGAGGGACACGACGAGGCCATCCCCGGACAGGGCGGGGCCGAGGGACAGCTGTGTGAACTCGAGAAGATGAAAGAGGAGTACTACGAGCGTCGCCAGTGGGTCGACGGCGTCGTCCCCGACGACCGACTCGACGAACTCGGGATCGAGGTCGGCCCCGGCACGGGCGTCTCCAGCGGCGACAGCC